A region of Oncorhynchus masou masou isolate Uvic2021 chromosome 29, UVic_Omas_1.1, whole genome shotgun sequence DNA encodes the following proteins:
- the LOC135519211 gene encoding TSC22 domain family protein 1-like isoform X7 — protein sequence MRERMVRVQGQDEMAMKLLFWELEQHLKSSSGASVVAIDNKIEQAMDLVKSHLMYAVREEVEVLKEQIKELIERNSQLEQENSLLKTLASPEQMAQFQAQTQTGSPPTSTQPPAQAPTLPPTQPSHNSGPSA from the exons ATGAGAGAGCGGATGGTCCGGGTGCAAGGCCAGGACGAGATGGCCATGAAGCTGCTGTTCTGGGAACTGGAGCAGCACCTCAAGAG TTCGTCAGGAGCCAGTGTGGTGGCCATAGACAACAAAATTGAACAGGCTATG GACCTGGTGAAGAGCCACCTGATGTACGcagtgagggaggaggtggaggttcTGAAGGAGCAGATCAAGGAGCTGATTGAGAGGAACTCGCAGCTTGAGCAGGAGAACAGCCTTCTGAAGACCCTGGCCAGCCCAGAGCAGATGGCTCAGTTCCAGGCCCAGACCCAGACcggctcccctcccacctccacacagcctccagCCCAGGCACCAACCCTACCCCCGACTCAACCATCACACAACTCTGGACCCTCTGCGTAG
- the LOC135519211 gene encoding TSC22 domain family protein 1-like isoform X6 has translation MNSPYYTTVAMDLGVCQLRNFSISFLSSLLSTDSSPVRLDNSSSGASVVAIDNKIEQAMDLVKSHLMYAVREEVEVLKEQIKELIERNSQLEQENSLLKTLASPEQMAQFQAQTQTGSPPTSTQPPAQAPTLPPTQPSHNSGPSA, from the exons ATGAATAGTCCGTACTATACAACAGTGGCGATGGATCTCGGTGTTTGCCAGTTAAGGAATTTTTCTATCTCGTTTTTATCTTCGTTACTGAGCACGGATAGTTCACCTGTCAGGCTCGACAATAG TTCGTCAGGAGCCAGTGTGGTGGCCATAGACAACAAAATTGAACAGGCTATG GACCTGGTGAAGAGCCACCTGATGTACGcagtgagggaggaggtggaggttcTGAAGGAGCAGATCAAGGAGCTGATTGAGAGGAACTCGCAGCTTGAGCAGGAGAACAGCCTTCTGAAGACCCTGGCCAGCCCAGAGCAGATGGCTCAGTTCCAGGCCCAGACCCAGACcggctcccctcccacctccacacagcctccagCCCAGGCACCAACCCTACCCCCGACTCAACCATCACACAACTCTGGACCCTCTGCGTAG
- the serp2 gene encoding stress-associated endoplasmic reticulum protein 2, translating into MVAKQRIRMANEKHSKNITQRGNVAKTLRPQEEKYPVGPWLLALFVFVVCGSAIFQIIQSIRMGM; encoded by the exons ATGGTAGCAAAACAAAGGATCCGTATGGCAAACGAAAAGCACAGCAAAAACATCACGCAGAGAGGCAACGTTGCAAAGACCCTG CGACCTCAGGAAGAGAAGTACCCCGTGGGGCCGTGGCTCCTGGCTCTGTTCGTCTTCGTCGTCTGTGGATCTG CCATCTTTCAGATCATCCAGAGCATCAGGATGGGAATGTGA